In Marinobacter antarcticus, one genomic interval encodes:
- a CDS encoding SirB2 family protein, whose protein sequence is MSTYVILKHLHMTTAYLTVILFTLRLLLDAVGRPGWRQTPLRWIPHANDTVLLVAAVSLLFVGGWNPLTQGWLLAKIFLLLGYIAAGLFALKVTASLPVRVVAAVLALLQVSFIFHLAMTKPVLF, encoded by the coding sequence ATGAGTACATACGTAATCCTGAAACACCTCCACATGACCACAGCTTACCTGACGGTCATCCTGTTCACGCTGCGACTGTTGCTGGATGCCGTGGGAAGGCCGGGTTGGCGTCAGACCCCGCTGCGCTGGATCCCTCACGCCAACGACACAGTGCTGCTGGTGGCTGCTGTCAGCCTACTGTTTGTTGGAGGCTGGAACCCGCTCACCCAGGGCTGGTTGTTGGCCAAAATATTCTTGTTGCTGGGCTATATAGCGGCCGGCCTCTTTGCACTGAAGGTCACTGCATCGCTCCCCGTTCGTGTTGTTGCCGCGGTTCTGGCCCTGTTGCAGGTGTCATTCATCTTCCACCTTGCGATGACCAAACCCGTTCTGTTCTGA
- a CDS encoding ion transporter, with product MSPDMSPVAGFNQLRRIESSTLFQGVVIAIIILSALTIGAKTYDLPPLVEQSLSVMDTAITLFFLIEILFRFTASPVKRRFLLDGWNLFDTLVVVGSLIPLDNSEAVLLGRLLRVFRVLRLVSVVPELRFLINSLLKAIPRMGYIALLMFIIFYIYAAIGSMLFASVDSELWGDVAIAMLTLFRVATFEDWTDVMYATMEQYPLSWIYYLTFIFLTAFVFLNMMIGAILEVMSEEQNAKQAQQAHDERDEITRQLRDVQSQLAELVSYTKSEQNGFGHRKVEDE from the coding sequence ATGTCCCCGGATATGTCCCCCGTTGCCGGCTTCAACCAGTTGCGCCGAATTGAGTCCAGCACGCTCTTTCAGGGCGTGGTTATTGCCATTATCATTCTGTCTGCTCTGACCATAGGCGCTAAAACCTATGATCTGCCGCCTCTGGTTGAGCAGTCCCTGAGCGTTATGGATACTGCCATCACGCTGTTTTTCCTGATCGAGATCCTGTTCCGCTTTACCGCCAGCCCCGTGAAGCGGCGCTTTCTGCTGGACGGCTGGAACCTGTTTGACACGCTGGTGGTGGTTGGCAGCCTTATCCCTCTGGATAACTCCGAAGCCGTCCTGCTTGGGCGGCTGTTACGGGTCTTCCGGGTACTGCGTCTGGTCTCGGTGGTGCCTGAACTGCGCTTCCTGATCAATTCCCTGCTCAAAGCCATCCCGCGCATGGGTTACATCGCGCTTCTGATGTTTATCATTTTCTACATCTATGCGGCAATTGGCTCCATGCTCTTTGCAAGCGTCGACAGTGAACTGTGGGGCGATGTCGCCATAGCCATGCTCACACTGTTCCGGGTGGCCACATTCGAGGACTGGACGGATGTGATGTACGCCACGATGGAGCAATACCCACTGAGCTGGATCTATTATCTGACTTTTATTTTCCTGACGGCTTTCGTGTTCCTGAACATGATGATTGGTGCGATTCTGGAAGTCATGAGCGAGGAGCAAAACGCCAAACAGGCTCAGCAAGCTCACGATGAACGCGATGAAATTACGCGCCAGTTGCGAGACGTGCAGAGCCAGCTCGCGGAATTGGTCAGTTACACCAAATCAGAACAGAACGGGTTTGGTCATCGCAAGGTGGAAGATGAATGA
- a CDS encoding NnrS family protein: MQAIPTSAQADSASVSQLFSYPFRIFFLSMALLALLVIPLWVLQVTGVINLPLAMPGLFWHQHEMLFGFLSAAIAGFLLTAVCVWTQTERTHGFRLVLLWSVWLAGRLLMALGADLPDWLVQGFNLAFLPLVMLDAGWRIWHARQKRQLMILVVLGLLWLMQIGFVTRLNMAFSHGALIMAMALISIVGGRITPAFTTGWLRQHGLDARAVKTIPALDMATLFSMILLTASLVTGWQTLTGILAIIAGTLMLVRIANWKGWLARKEPLLWALHLAILWVPVALYLLAGTIFAGWPSNAWSHAAGTGAISCLILGVIARVTLGHTGRPLVLPKGMVIAFIAIQLAAFIRVLTAFDIIPWHPGIGSSTLLWIFAYGMFLVRYTKILASPRPDGLAG; this comes from the coding sequence ATGCAGGCCATTCCTACATCCGCTCAAGCCGATTCCGCCAGCGTAAGCCAGCTTTTCAGCTACCCATTCCGCATTTTCTTTCTGTCGATGGCGCTGCTGGCGCTTCTGGTCATCCCACTCTGGGTTTTACAAGTAACCGGTGTCATCAACCTGCCTCTGGCTATGCCGGGGCTATTCTGGCACCAACACGAGATGCTGTTCGGCTTTCTGTCTGCGGCCATAGCCGGCTTTCTGCTGACGGCCGTCTGTGTATGGACTCAGACTGAACGCACTCATGGTTTCAGGCTCGTCTTGCTATGGAGCGTTTGGCTGGCAGGGCGACTGCTTATGGCCCTGGGTGCTGATTTGCCAGACTGGCTGGTTCAGGGCTTCAATCTGGCCTTCCTGCCGCTGGTGATGTTGGATGCCGGGTGGCGGATATGGCACGCAAGGCAGAAGCGCCAGCTTATGATTCTGGTGGTTCTGGGGCTTTTATGGCTGATGCAGATAGGATTTGTTACCCGCCTGAATATGGCTTTCAGCCATGGCGCGCTGATTATGGCCATGGCACTTATCAGTATTGTTGGCGGGCGCATCACGCCCGCGTTTACAACCGGCTGGCTGCGTCAGCACGGATTGGATGCCCGCGCAGTAAAGACCATTCCGGCGCTGGATATGGCCACGCTGTTTTCCATGATTCTGCTAACGGCATCGCTGGTGACAGGTTGGCAAACCCTAACAGGTATTCTGGCAATCATAGCCGGCACCCTCATGCTGGTGCGTATTGCCAACTGGAAAGGCTGGCTGGCGCGCAAGGAGCCTTTGTTGTGGGCCCTGCACCTGGCTATCCTCTGGGTGCCGGTCGCCCTGTACCTTCTCGCGGGCACGATTTTCGCGGGCTGGCCATCAAACGCCTGGAGCCACGCGGCAGGCACAGGCGCCATCAGCTGCCTCATTCTGGGAGTAATCGCCCGGGTGACACTCGGCCATACGGGGCGCCCTCTGGTACTGCCAAAAGGCATGGTTATCGCGTTTATTGCCATCCAACTGGCGGCTTTTATCCGCGTGCTTACCGCGTTTGATATTATTCCCTGGCACCCCGGAATCGGAAGCAGCACCCTGCTCTGGATTTTCGCCTACGGCATGTTTCTGGTGCGCTACACAAAAATACTCGCAAGCCCCAGGCCAGATGGCCTCGCAGGCTGA